TGAACCTCACTAGTGAAACTTTATCTGTGGCAATATTTTAAGTCATCCATGTACTTCATATATGCGTGAAGTTGTGTGAATACGAGTGATACATTTAATATCGGCTTGTTGTGTAAAATTGCATCACTGTCAGTGTCTTCCCAACCTGTTCGTACCTCAGAATTTTTAGaaaatatctgtctgtttgaTAAGTTTTGGTATCGTTTCAGTTACACCAGCAGTGCAACCAGTGGTTTGCTTCGTGGAGTAAATGCAGCAGCTAGAAAGGGCTAAACGACAGCTCAACGTTTAAAACAAATCAGGATTGCTGGATTTTGTAGTGTACTAACACTGGATAACATAATGTAGGTCTAAAATATTGAAACAATAATAGACGCTTATTTTGAGTAGCTGGAGGGGGTTTTATACTTGATTCTAAGGTCTGTCAGAGCAGGGAACGAAAAACATCCCTCCTTTATACCAGAATGTCATCTGGACGCATTCAAAGCTCTTTttcctaatttaaaaaaaggctcatGTGAAGACAGTGTCAGTTGCTTCAAGTACCCATATAGAGCACCTGTTCTTTTTACTTGTGTTTGGCTTAaaagtgtgatgatgatgatgatgatgatgatgatgatgcagagCTTTGAACACAACTGTCCACCTTGTagcatctttttctttctttcaaatgcCTTGTTTACTGCACGACTACACACTGAGtggaaataaaatgtagaaaacatacacagcaacaacaaatagAATCAGAAACCAAAAAGCTgctagtgttttcatttttgttctgCGCCTTATTGCATCACATTCAATGGCAATCACCAATTAACAACGTCACACAATTCTTTATCTGTCTCTGTGCGCTCTTGTGGATTATTCCTGTGTTTGCCTGTTTCGAAAAGTGTTAAATTGAGAAGGGAGTAGAGTTGAGACAGACGGGACAAAAAGGGACTGAGATGGTAACAATGTTTTCGGGTAAAAGACATAAGAGGAAAATGATTTCACCAGGCTCCCACTCACACTCCCTGTAAGAGTTTTATCATTTGTTACATTCAGGTTTACtaataataaagtttaaatatgtatatatatatacctcttggtgttttaaaaatgataactTTCTCTTTGTTCTTTGTATTCATGCAGTTTATTGGAACTCATATATTCAAGGGTCTGTGGGTTTTCAAGTTCTCAGTAACATAAGGATCCAGTGACACCATCCACACTGATTTATCTGGATCTTCTTGCTTTGTCGTAGAGTTCTCATCCGCTTCAGCACAAGTAAACTCGACCCCCGTGACCTTTgcaaactaaaagaaaaaagaatacaaaggGTAAAAGCATTATTGGAAACAATTTACTTATTTCCAAATAAACAAACTCAAGATCTAACCCGTTTGTCACGTTCCAGACGTCTATGCGCGGTTCCAAGatgatttaatataaataattgtttgaGGGTGCAAAGAGATAAACAAGTCCACTATTTCACAACAgcaaagatacatttttgtgATGATTAGAATCATAATCATCTCACAACCCCTCTTTAGTCACAGGTTGTCCAGTTTCAACTAAACTACCTAATACATAGAAATGAGTTCCTCCTCACCCAGGTTACCATTACAATGCTATTGATAAATTGATGCATTAGTATTAACAATATCTGATCCTACAATATTAATCAGTCACAGGGTCCTTTTGACAATATAAGCATCAGTAGactttgctgataatacttctgtacttttactttagtatgaatttaaaagcagaacttttacttgAAATGGGACATTATGAATTGGGTTCTTTCACTTAACTAAAGGATCGGACCACGCAGGACTCACCAAGTAAACTATTCCAGAAGGAGTTGTATGTTGCACTGCCGGTTACAGCTCCGAGTTTGGCTGGATTCCTCCTCACTGTGTGCACTGAGAAGCCACTGGGCCCagtcacctccacctccaccacatGAAAGTCACTTAACCTGGGGCATGAAGAGGTATGACAAGTGTGATTTAAACAGATATGAAAGGCTGcatcctgtcaatcacatttttaaaacagactCACGCTGTATCAGACACAATCTCTCCCTGAACACCAGTAAAGCCGAGTGTTcctgctgccactgctgctgctgccatggTGTTAACGTTGTTTGGAGCAAGTGGGCACAACTCTGCCACCGAGCCTCTGAATAAAACACGcctgccctcctcctccgtccAATCAGAGAGGATGTCTCCTGTGAGCCGGAAGCAGGATGGATGCTTGGACATTCTTATAAACAAAGCCTGAAAACAAGtcaagagaggacagagagtttaatcaaaacacaaaagggTTTACAAGAACAAAATAATAGTTTATGTGGCCGTTTGCAAGCTGCATTTTCATTCTCAAAGTCTAAACCATGTGAAGGGTGGCCACTGCACACCACACCTGCACTGCCCCAGGGGTTATTGTACCTTCAAGGTTCCACTGTCATTCAGCCTCTGGATGTCCTGGCCCCCCCACAATGCACCACTGGGGACGTAGAGTGTCCTACCAAACTGCTGAGCCACCTGACGCAGCTTCTGGTTCAGATCAGGATCAGAAAGGGCAGAAGGAGAGCCCacctgagaggaggagatagaAAGGCACAAAGGAAGGTTTGAAACTTCATGTCAGCTTATGTGTTCTCATTTTCTGCAATTGATACATGCAGTGCCtatttgattttaataataaacatatctgttggagacaacaaaagaaaacaatgctaCCGTGTTGAAATGTATCAGACAGTTGGCCAAACATACTGACAATCCCTTAAATAGAGAAAAACCAAATTATTGTAATAactaaatatacttttttataaaagaCCTATGTCCagtttatcaaaaataaaaacctcactTATAAACATGAGCACACCTTGTCACCTGTCTTACTCGTATCTGTTTTAGTCTTGTTACAGTTAAGGAGCAGGaacaaaagaagcaaaagaTTTATCAGTGCTTCTCTATCTCACTCTGTATGAAATGCTCCAAAATAGAAAAGTGAAATACAAATTTTTGCAGCAACCTTATCTCCCACACAATCAGAGGATAAGCTTACCATGAAATGAGactgagacaggaagtgagagcCAAATTCTTTCACTATCTGTGGATGGCACACCTCTACAATCACATCACATCgcctgtaaaaaaacagaaaaaacacacttttcaaaACGATGTCATGCATGTTGTCTATGGTAGCACAGAGATCATATAATATGCAAATGTTATTATGATCTTATGGGTTTATATaacttatttgtgtttttgcaccTGTCTGCAAAGGATGATAGGTCACCAAGTATTAGTTCATCAGGAACTAAACCTTTGAGCTTGTCAGAATTTCTGTTCCAAACAAAAGCCAGCGTTAGACCGAGAGCAGCTCCATCTTTAAGGATCCTCTCCACCAGGTACTGccctaaaacacaaacaaacacaaacacacgtgatGAGTAGAGCTAAACAAAAGACTCCAAACATTGTACGTCAGAAAGTGTGTCTGAattatgagagagagagttcagaCCTAGATGTCCGTAGCCAACAACTCCAATCCTTTGGGAGGAAGAGCTGGTTGCCATGTCCTGTGCTGATAAAGGAAACCTACTGGGAAAAGAAGATTAACCTGCAACTTGAACACACAGACCAACACACTTACATAGATTAATGCTTTTGACCCTACTTCCTATCTCAACCAGTACATAACTTGCTATTTTTTGCTCTCCTCACCAGATAATCCCAAAACCCACAACAACCGGACTACGACTCGAGGACTTGTGGGTAAGCACAGTACAAAGTTTGACTCGGAGAGGCCATAGTTAATCATTGTTAGTTCTTCAATGTGTGGAATTTATCGCATGCTGAGCTGCTCCTCTGTCCATTTAAATCAATTCCAATCCAGATGCATTCAGAATTTCTTATAAAGTGAAACAATGAATGAAACTGTGtatgagagaaaagaaagaaattcatttaacattatatatacagcATCTATCAACATATTTACATGTGGCCATTAAGTGACCATCGAACAATGCTGTTCAAAATCCATTTTTCTTTAGGATTATCCCCCCAAAACTTGTCATCTGTCACATTTGTTGGCAAATAATCCTATACAGCTGTTTTGCTTTCACATTAGATAGTTTTGAAAATTGGATGGCGTCGGAGTTCAAGTTGCCAGCCTTGACAAACATTAATGAACTATTTCTATACAAACCAAAGACTTCCTCACAGGAAGTCCCTTTCTGGCCATTTCCTCACTATTAATTTGTCATTACCAACTATAATCATAAATTCACAGATAAGAAATCAACCTTTATCATATGAGTTTTCTAATAGTTAAACTTTGCTCCTCATGGGTTAATGTCAGCGATATATTCCAGCTGAAAAGGCCAAAGGTCAGATGTCTGTCCATGTGAACTCAAAACAGGGAGAACATTGATTATCAGATTGCGATCAGACAGCAAAGATCGGTCCAAAGTCCACTGCTATGAAATGACAACAGACTGAGAGACGTGGCAAAGATTCGAGACAGGAGGGAACAAGACGAGAACATCTGAGGACTATATGTGACGACAGGATTGCAAAGTAAGAAGAAAGTAGAAGGTGTCAAGAAGACAAAAAAGGTTCATCCAACTGAGACATCTGGTCGATTCACCCACGGTGCAGACTCTGAGACGATGGACATCCTTGAGACAGATGCCTTTGACAGGCGGCAGAAGAGAAACATGGTacctaaaaatattttatttacattcactGGTCAATAACTGTTTAACATACAACAACCTTTTCTATTTCAAAAGGAGAAAATTGTGTAAATTGTCATTTTAGCCTAATTAATGTTGTGATTTGTCTCCCTGCTTCTTCCCATTCCTCCCTCTCTATCAGTCCTGtgctctccttctttctctcttgcctTTCTTTTTGTCCACAGCTGTGTTCTTCTACCTGTGGACACCTGATTCATCCCCATCCATCATGTCAGCAGGTGTCAAATCAGCCCCGACAGTCCTGTTAGCTGCAGTAGTGCTGCGCTGGAATGGAGGTCAGAGTGTCCTGGGTGTGATGGGAGGACTGCTGTTCTCTGCTGTTGGTGACTGCTGCCTGGTATGGCCTGAGCTTTTTGTGCATGGTAAGAGTTTTTCACAAGAGTTTGTATCTCAGAACCCATCTCAGGCTGTCGGTCTGACGATCAATAAGCCTGTCAGGGGGAGTGGCTGTTATTCTAGGGGGCCAGAGTTTGAGTGGAGAGACGACATATACAACGAATTATTCAAAGGTAGCCAGTTTACGAGATGGGTTTCAACCTATATATAGCAAAATCATCATCAAACAATAGCATTTCAGCCAATTCTTTCAGCCTTTTTTGCTCTGCACACGGACTGATACTTggattcaaccaaagcctgctcaaaTGTGATTGATCAATGCTGCTCAGCAACTACCAGAAACGGACAGTGCATTTAAACACCCATACTACCATACTACTTAGTATGctagaaaaatatttattatgtctCATTACATAGTGCGTCAAATGCAGTATGTCAAGAATACCAGAATGTCATTTTACAGTATGCatggggtcaaagttcaaggtgccatGTTATAAGGAAGTAGTGTgtcccaattgaatgcatactaCATGCAGAAGTatgtactttgtaagggcagcatgaactaaaagtaaaaagaaaaagtaagagATTTGGAACGCAGCTTTTGTCCCGTTGCCTACACATTCTATATGTGAATGCAGATTCTGCTTATAAAAGTGAAGCACAAATTATGCTGTAAGTTCCTTATAGAGAATATATGTGCATTGCctgtattgtaaaaaatgtattatcttttttaaatacttgtgATCAGCAGAACCCTCTAAATTCAAGCTGAAAAGATTTGCATACTGCAAATAATTTATCTTCCTGCTATCTTTGTCCTTACAATCTTACACATCTGTTTCAGGAATGGGTGCATTTGCTGTGGCTCATCTGCTGTACTCATTCACCTTCCTCTCCAGTCGTTATACGCcatattcctcctcctcttccttctggACATGTTTCC
This genomic window from Anoplopoma fimbria isolate UVic2021 breed Golden Eagle Sablefish chromosome 11, Afim_UVic_2022, whole genome shotgun sequence contains:
- the aspdh gene encoding aspartate dehydrogenase domain-containing protein, giving the protein MATSSSSQRIGVVGYGHLGQYLVERILKDGAALGLTLAFVWNRNSDKLKGLVPDELILGDLSSFADRRCDVIVEVCHPQIVKEFGSHFLSQSHFMVGSPSALSDPDLNQKLRQVAQQFGRTLYVPSGALWGGQDIQRLNDSGTLKALFIRMSKHPSCFRLTGDILSDWTEEEGRRVLFRGSVAELCPLAPNNVNTMAAAAVAAGTLGFTGVQGEIVSDTALSDFHVVEVEVTGPSGFSVHTVRRNPAKLGAVTGSATYNSFWNSLLVCKGHGGRVYLC
- the tmem86b gene encoding lysoplasmalogenase translates to MDILETDAFDRRQKRNMSCALLLSLLPFFLSTAVFFYLWTPDSSPSIMSAGVKSAPTVLLAAVVLRWNGGQSVLGVMGGLLFSAVGDCCLVWPELFVHGMGAFAVAHLLYSFTFLSSRYTPYSSSSSFWTCFLSLILFMVGGGFYIYTYPFLQKAPDSDVLVPAVGVYVFLISLMGALAIRTRNMTTMLGSLSFIVSDLSLALQVFKVTAPIEHGHIVVMVTYYLAQLLIAVGDVNAVEKDDFAKWKRS